One Theropithecus gelada isolate Dixy chromosome 3, Tgel_1.0, whole genome shotgun sequence genomic window carries:
- the PODXL gene encoding podocalyxin isoform X3 produces the protein METTVKQDLTSASSVSTTATVQQSTVPTSKAMNTSAPTTASTRGVSSDSPGTTTQVPQTSGPVTTTVTTRCCSDNTTTANKGSRSTQGADATTVAISTTTVKPFTTSSQNGAENTTNSGGQRSHSVTTDLSSTKAEHPTTHHPTNPVSPSQPTSTHPVATPTRSGHDHLTTASSSSSSSSTVASPGHTFTSSGMITTPPPSVILQRTEQTSSQMPASSMAPSSKGTVQPTSPTTALRMSPLPETMSSSPTAASTTHRYPKTPSPTLAHGSDWTKCEAPEMLSEKLLILNLTGNTLCAGGPPDEKLVTLICQAVKATFNRTQDECNIRLARIQGSQAVAVKEITIHTKFPAKDVYERLKDKWDELKDAGVSHMQLGDQGPPEEAEDRFSMPLIITIVCMASFLLLVAALYGCCHQRLSQRKDQQRLTEELQTVENGYHDNPTLEVMETSSEMQEKKVVSLNGELGDSWIVPLDNLTKDDLDEEEDTHL, from the exons ATGGAAACCACTGTCAAGCAAGACCTGACTTCAGCATCCAGTGTCTCCACTACAGCTACAGTCCAGCAGAGCACAGTCCCCACTTCCAAGGCCATGAACACCTCGGCCCCGACCACGGCGAGCACCCGTGGTGTGTCCAGTGACTCACCGGGGACTACAACCCAGGTTCCGCAAACCTCAGGCCCGGTCACCACTACCGTGACTACAAGATGCTGCTCAGACAACACTACTACCGCCAACAAGGGCTCCAGGAGCACGCAAGGTGCAGACGCCACTACAGTTGCAATCTCCACGACCACAGTGAAACCTTTCACCACAAGCAGCCAGAATGGAGCAGAAAATACAACTAACTCTGGGGGTCAACGCAGCCACAGTGTGACCACAGACCTCTCATCCACTAAGGCAGAACATCCAACCACCCATCACCCTACAAATCCAGTCAGCCCCTCACAACCCACTTCGACGCATCCTGTGGCCACCCCAACACGCTCGGGACATGACCATCTTACGACAGCTTCAAGCAGTTCAAGCAGTTCAAGCACTGTGGCTAGCCCTGGCCACACCTTCACAAGCTCGGGGATGATCACCACCCCAC CGCCATCAGTTATCTTGCAAAGAACTGAACAGACCTCCAGCCAGATGCCAGCCAGCTCTATGGCCCCTTCCTCCAAGGGGACAGTGCAGCCCACAAGCCCGACGACAGCATTGAGAATGTCTCCCCTGCCAGAGACCATGAGCTCCAGCCCCACGGCAGCATCAACGACCCACCGATACCCCAAAACACCGTCTCCCACCTTGGCTCATGGGAGTGACTGG ACCAAGTGTGAGGCTCCTGAGATGCTGAGTGAGAAGCTCCTCATCCTGAACCTCACAGGAAACACCCTCTGT GCAGGGGGCCCTCCAGATGAGAAGCTGGTCACGCTGATATGCCAAGCAGTCAAAGCCACCTTCAACCGGACCCAAGATGAGTGCAACATACGGCTGGCACGCATTCAAGGAAGTCAGGCAGTGGCCGTCAAAGAAATCACTATTCACA CTAAGTTCCCTGCCAAGGATGTGTACGAGCGGCTGAAGGACAAATGGGATGAACTAAAGGAC GCAGGGGTCAGTCACATGCAGCTGGGGGACCAGGGGCCACCGGAGGAGGCCGAGGACCGCTTCAGCATGCCCCTTATCATCACCATCGTCTGCATGGCGTCCTTCCTGCTCCTCGTGGCGGCCCTCTATGGCTGCTGCCACCAGCGCCTCTCCCAGAGGAAGGACCAG CAACGGCTAACAGAGGAGCTGCAGACGGTGGAGAATGGTTACCATGACAACCCGACACTGGAAGTGATGGAGACCTCTTCTGAGATGCAGGAGAAGAAGGTGGTCAGCCTCAACGGGGAGCTAGGGGACAGCTGGATCGTCCCTCTGGACAACCTGACCAAGGACGACCTGGATGAGGAGGAAGACACACACCTCTAG
- the PODXL gene encoding podocalyxin isoform X2, translated as MRCALALSALLLLLLSPLLASQDAASTTKNPSSTTMETTVKQDLTSASSVSTTATVQQSTVPTSKAMNTSAPTTASTRGVSSDSPGTTTQVPQTSGPVTTTVTTRCCSDNTTTANKGSRSTQGADATTVAISTTTVKPFTTSSQNGAENTTNSGGQRSHSVTTDLSSTKAEHPTTHHPTNPVSPSQPTSTHPVATPTRSGHDHLTTASSSSSSSSTVASPGHTFTSSGMITTPPPSVILQRTEQTSSQMPASSMAPSSKGTVQPTSPTTALRMSPLPETMSSSPTAASTTHRYPKTPSPTLAHGSDWTKCEAPEMLSEKLLILNLTGNTLCAGGPPDEKLVTLICQAVKATFNRTQDECNIRLARIQGSQAVAVKEITIHTKFPAKDVYERLKDKWDELKDAGVSHMQLGDQGPPEEAEDRFSMPLIITIVCMASFLLLVAALYGCCHQRLSQRKDQQRLTEELQTVENGYHDNPTLEVMETSSEMQEKKVVSLNGELGDSWIVPLDNLTKDDLDEEEDTHL; from the exons CAGCCTCGACTACTAAGAACCCATCTAGCACAACAATGGAAACCACTGTCAAGCAAGACCTGACTTCAGCATCCAGTGTCTCCACTACAGCTACAGTCCAGCAGAGCACAGTCCCCACTTCCAAGGCCATGAACACCTCGGCCCCGACCACGGCGAGCACCCGTGGTGTGTCCAGTGACTCACCGGGGACTACAACCCAGGTTCCGCAAACCTCAGGCCCGGTCACCACTACCGTGACTACAAGATGCTGCTCAGACAACACTACTACCGCCAACAAGGGCTCCAGGAGCACGCAAGGTGCAGACGCCACTACAGTTGCAATCTCCACGACCACAGTGAAACCTTTCACCACAAGCAGCCAGAATGGAGCAGAAAATACAACTAACTCTGGGGGTCAACGCAGCCACAGTGTGACCACAGACCTCTCATCCACTAAGGCAGAACATCCAACCACCCATCACCCTACAAATCCAGTCAGCCCCTCACAACCCACTTCGACGCATCCTGTGGCCACCCCAACACGCTCGGGACATGACCATCTTACGACAGCTTCAAGCAGTTCAAGCAGTTCAAGCACTGTGGCTAGCCCTGGCCACACCTTCACAAGCTCGGGGATGATCACCACCCCAC CGCCATCAGTTATCTTGCAAAGAACTGAACAGACCTCCAGCCAGATGCCAGCCAGCTCTATGGCCCCTTCCTCCAAGGGGACAGTGCAGCCCACAAGCCCGACGACAGCATTGAGAATGTCTCCCCTGCCAGAGACCATGAGCTCCAGCCCCACGGCAGCATCAACGACCCACCGATACCCCAAAACACCGTCTCCCACCTTGGCTCATGGGAGTGACTGG ACCAAGTGTGAGGCTCCTGAGATGCTGAGTGAGAAGCTCCTCATCCTGAACCTCACAGGAAACACCCTCTGT GCAGGGGGCCCTCCAGATGAGAAGCTGGTCACGCTGATATGCCAAGCAGTCAAAGCCACCTTCAACCGGACCCAAGATGAGTGCAACATACGGCTGGCACGCATTCAAGGAAGTCAGGCAGTGGCCGTCAAAGAAATCACTATTCACA CTAAGTTCCCTGCCAAGGATGTGTACGAGCGGCTGAAGGACAAATGGGATGAACTAAAGGAC GCAGGGGTCAGTCACATGCAGCTGGGGGACCAGGGGCCACCGGAGGAGGCCGAGGACCGCTTCAGCATGCCCCTTATCATCACCATCGTCTGCATGGCGTCCTTCCTGCTCCTCGTGGCGGCCCTCTATGGCTGCTGCCACCAGCGCCTCTCCCAGAGGAAGGACCAG CAACGGCTAACAGAGGAGCTGCAGACGGTGGAGAATGGTTACCATGACAACCCGACACTGGAAGTGATGGAGACCTCTTCTGAGATGCAGGAGAAGAAGGTGGTCAGCCTCAACGGGGAGCTAGGGGACAGCTGGATCGTCCCTCTGGACAACCTGACCAAGGACGACCTGGATGAGGAGGAAGACACACACCTCTAG
- the PODXL gene encoding podocalyxin isoform X1, translating to MRCALALSALLLLLLSPDLAPSTPPPNSTTRQNPSSTTMETTVKQDLTSASSVSTTATVQQSTVPTSKAMNTSAPTTASTRGVSSDSPGTTTQVPQTSGPVTTTVTTRCCSDNTTTANKGSRSTQGADATTVAISTTTVKPFTTSSQNGAENTTNSGGQRSHSVTTDLSSTKAEHPTTHHPTNPVSPSQPTSTHPVATPTRSGHDHLTTASSSSSSSSTVASPGHTFTSSGMITTPPPSVILQRTEQTSSQMPASSMAPSSKGTVQPTSPTTALRMSPLPETMSSSPTAASTTHRYPKTPSPTLAHGSDWTKCEAPEMLSEKLLILNLTGNTLCAGGPPDEKLVTLICQAVKATFNRTQDECNIRLARIQGSQAVAVKEITIHTKFPAKDVYERLKDKWDELKDAGVSHMQLGDQGPPEEAEDRFSMPLIITIVCMASFLLLVAALYGCCHQRLSQRKDQQRLTEELQTVENGYHDNPTLEVMETSSEMQEKKVVSLNGELGDSWIVPLDNLTKDDLDEEEDTHL from the exons AACCCATCTAGCACAACAATGGAAACCACTGTCAAGCAAGACCTGACTTCAGCATCCAGTGTCTCCACTACAGCTACAGTCCAGCAGAGCACAGTCCCCACTTCCAAGGCCATGAACACCTCGGCCCCGACCACGGCGAGCACCCGTGGTGTGTCCAGTGACTCACCGGGGACTACAACCCAGGTTCCGCAAACCTCAGGCCCGGTCACCACTACCGTGACTACAAGATGCTGCTCAGACAACACTACTACCGCCAACAAGGGCTCCAGGAGCACGCAAGGTGCAGACGCCACTACAGTTGCAATCTCCACGACCACAGTGAAACCTTTCACCACAAGCAGCCAGAATGGAGCAGAAAATACAACTAACTCTGGGGGTCAACGCAGCCACAGTGTGACCACAGACCTCTCATCCACTAAGGCAGAACATCCAACCACCCATCACCCTACAAATCCAGTCAGCCCCTCACAACCCACTTCGACGCATCCTGTGGCCACCCCAACACGCTCGGGACATGACCATCTTACGACAGCTTCAAGCAGTTCAAGCAGTTCAAGCACTGTGGCTAGCCCTGGCCACACCTTCACAAGCTCGGGGATGATCACCACCCCAC CGCCATCAGTTATCTTGCAAAGAACTGAACAGACCTCCAGCCAGATGCCAGCCAGCTCTATGGCCCCTTCCTCCAAGGGGACAGTGCAGCCCACAAGCCCGACGACAGCATTGAGAATGTCTCCCCTGCCAGAGACCATGAGCTCCAGCCCCACGGCAGCATCAACGACCCACCGATACCCCAAAACACCGTCTCCCACCTTGGCTCATGGGAGTGACTGG ACCAAGTGTGAGGCTCCTGAGATGCTGAGTGAGAAGCTCCTCATCCTGAACCTCACAGGAAACACCCTCTGT GCAGGGGGCCCTCCAGATGAGAAGCTGGTCACGCTGATATGCCAAGCAGTCAAAGCCACCTTCAACCGGACCCAAGATGAGTGCAACATACGGCTGGCACGCATTCAAGGAAGTCAGGCAGTGGCCGTCAAAGAAATCACTATTCACA CTAAGTTCCCTGCCAAGGATGTGTACGAGCGGCTGAAGGACAAATGGGATGAACTAAAGGAC GCAGGGGTCAGTCACATGCAGCTGGGGGACCAGGGGCCACCGGAGGAGGCCGAGGACCGCTTCAGCATGCCCCTTATCATCACCATCGTCTGCATGGCGTCCTTCCTGCTCCTCGTGGCGGCCCTCTATGGCTGCTGCCACCAGCGCCTCTCCCAGAGGAAGGACCAG CAACGGCTAACAGAGGAGCTGCAGACGGTGGAGAATGGTTACCATGACAACCCGACACTGGAAGTGATGGAGACCTCTTCTGAGATGCAGGAGAAGAAGGTGGTCAGCCTCAACGGGGAGCTAGGGGACAGCTGGATCGTCCCTCTGGACAACCTGACCAAGGACGACCTGGATGAGGAGGAAGACACACACCTCTAG